The following coding sequences lie in one Deltaproteobacteria bacterium genomic window:
- a CDS encoding TetR/AcrR family transcriptional regulator, whose translation MASQAERRAKTRNKIIKAAKKLFDKQGFESTSVDQIVNTANVAKGTFYQYYDTKIEILADVIRDEGSQQTREALEKAAKGSPVIPILEAYIQTLCEWFEGHSKIAEALIFSSLKTIGDKELCDSHRYGRSFLMELMKLAQKQGAVRDDVPAGELAKVLGGSLAFSVLAWCKNPQPRALVESMNHSLEIFLHGAKKGDFND comes from the coding sequence ATGGCAAGCCAGGCAGAGCGACGTGCCAAGACACGTAACAAAATTATCAAGGCAGCAAAGAAGCTTTTTGACAAACAGGGTTTTGAATCTACCTCTGTGGACCAGATTGTCAACACTGCCAACGTTGCCAAGGGAACTTTCTACCAGTATTACGACACAAAAATTGAAATTCTGGCCGATGTTATCCGTGATGAAGGATCGCAGCAGACCCGTGAGGCTTTGGAAAAAGCCGCTAAGGGTTCACCGGTCATTCCCATTTTGGAAGCTTATATCCAGACGCTGTGTGAGTGGTTTGAAGGGCATAGCAAGATTGCCGAGGCCTTGATTTTTTCCAGCCTCAAAACGATTGGAGATAAAGAACTTTGTGATTCACACCGTTACGGTCGCAGCTTTTTGATGGAACTCATGAAGCTGGCGCAAAAGCAAGGGGCTGTGCGTGATGACGTACCGGCGGGAGAACTGGCAAAAGTACTGGGAGGATCGCTTGCCTTTTCTGTGCTGGCATGGTGCAAGAATCCGCAGCCCCGTGCGCTTGTAGAATCGATGAATCACAGCCTGGAGATATTTCTTCATGGCGCGAAAAAGGGGGACTTTAATGACTAA
- the rtcR gene encoding RNA repair transcriptional activator RtcR, whose product MKKTVAIGLLGTMMDQGKDEKRWQRWRPTVSLCQHEELLIDRLELLYEKRYSSIVKQVAQDIKAVSPETEVVPQNVHFRNPWDFEEVYGVLHDFARGYTFDVENEDYLIHITTGTHVAQICLFLLTESHYFPARLIQTSPAGRQKVEGSYAIIDLDLSKYDQLAMRFRQEIKDDISFLKSGIETRNEAFNSLIERIERVAMHSIDPILLMGPTGAGKSKLARRIYDLKQSRRQLAGNFVEVNCATLRGDGAMSALFGHKKGAFTGAIEGREGLLRAADKGVLFLDEAGELGLDEQSMLLRAIEEKSFLPVGADREVNSDFQLICGTNRDLQKDVAHGRFREDLFSRINLWTFNLPGLKERPEDVEPNLDYELDRFAERNNLHVTFNKEARKGFLDFSTSPEASWSANFRDLNSAVTRMATLSKGGRIREEEVLEEMGRLRKLWSKPEKGEDVLIERLGEEKVDRLDRFDRAQLADVLSVCKQSKSLSEAGRILFNVSRKSKKTSNDADRLRKYLTRFDINWTDLQ is encoded by the coding sequence ATGAAAAAAACAGTGGCAATTGGTTTGCTAGGAACCATGATGGATCAGGGCAAAGATGAGAAGCGCTGGCAGCGGTGGCGTCCGACGGTATCCCTTTGTCAGCATGAGGAATTGCTTATAGACCGCCTGGAGCTACTCTACGAAAAACGCTACTCTTCAATTGTGAAACAGGTTGCTCAAGATATTAAAGCTGTGTCGCCGGAAACAGAAGTAGTCCCTCAAAATGTACATTTTAGAAATCCCTGGGATTTTGAGGAGGTCTATGGTGTCCTTCACGACTTTGCCAGAGGCTACACTTTTGATGTAGAGAACGAGGATTATCTTATCCATATTACGACGGGAACACATGTGGCCCAGATATGCCTCTTTCTCCTGACCGAGTCTCACTACTTTCCTGCAAGGCTGATTCAGACCAGTCCGGCGGGAAGGCAAAAGGTTGAAGGTTCTTATGCCATTATCGATCTCGATCTCTCAAAATACGACCAACTCGCCATGCGCTTCAGGCAGGAAATCAAGGACGATATCTCCTTCCTCAAGTCCGGCATAGAAACAAGAAATGAGGCTTTTAACAGTCTTATTGAAAGGATAGAGCGCGTTGCCATGCACTCCATCGACCCAATTCTCCTCATGGGGCCCACAGGGGCAGGTAAGTCAAAGCTGGCCCGCAGGATCTACGATCTCAAGCAGAGTCGGCGACAGTTGGCGGGAAATTTTGTCGAAGTCAATTGTGCCACGCTCCGGGGGGACGGTGCCATGTCGGCTCTTTTCGGCCACAAAAAGGGAGCTTTTACAGGGGCCATTGAGGGGAGGGAAGGGCTTTTAAGGGCTGCCGACAAGGGAGTTCTCTTTCTAGATGAGGCAGGAGAACTAGGGCTTGATGAACAGTCCATGCTTTTAAGAGCCATTGAAGAAAAATCATTTCTCCCTGTCGGAGCGGACAGGGAAGTCAATAGCGACTTTCAACTGATCTGCGGAACGAACCGGGATCTTCAAAAAGACGTTGCCCATGGACGTTTCAGGGAAGATCTTTTTTCCCGTATCAATTTGTGGACCTTTAACCTTCCTGGACTAAAAGAACGCCCTGAAGATGTAGAGCCCAACCTCGATTATGAACTGGACCGTTTTGCCGAGAGAAATAATCTGCATGTTACCTTTAATAAAGAAGCCAGAAAAGGCTTTCTTGATTTTTCTACATCCCCCGAAGCTTCATGGTCGGCCAACTTTCGAGATCTAAACAGTGCCGTCACCCGAATGGCAACACTCTCAAAAGGAGGACGGATAAGGGAAGAGGAAGTTCTTGAAGAAATGGGACGGCTGAGGAAATTGTGGAGCAAACCGGAAAAGGGAGAAGATGTTTTAATTGAACGACTTGGAGAAGAAAAGGTTGACCGTCTTGACCGTTTTGACCGGGCGCAACTGGCCGATGTGCTGAGCGTATGCAAGCAATCCAAAAGCCTATCCGAGGCGGGGCGTATTCTTTTTAACGTATCAAGAAAAAGCAAGAAAACCAGCAATGATGCCGACAGGTTGCGAAAATATCTTACGCGATTTGATATTAACTGGACTGATTTGCAATGA
- a CDS encoding DUF4920 domain-containing protein: protein MKTFSLFFIMLCLLVTGVSNGEKSGAPATYGSSITLNKSVSLAYAIEHFDEIKNREVLLEGKVSKLCQVKGCWMVLQSEQGAVRVTFKDYGFFVPDDLKGKKVRAQGRLHVEIMEVSQARHFAQDAGKSREEIEKIKEPIKEYRFVATAVEVQP, encoded by the coding sequence ATGAAGACCTTTAGCTTGTTTTTTATCATGTTATGTCTGTTGGTAACGGGAGTGTCCAATGGGGAAAAGTCCGGGGCGCCTGCTACCTATGGATCGTCAATTACCCTTAACAAAAGCGTTTCACTGGCCTATGCCATCGAGCATTTCGATGAAATAAAGAACCGGGAGGTACTACTTGAAGGCAAGGTAAGCAAGCTGTGCCAGGTTAAGGGATGCTGGATGGTTTTGCAATCCGAGCAAGGTGCTGTGAGGGTGACTTTTAAAGACTACGGTTTTTTTGTGCCTGACGATCTTAAGGGTAAAAAGGTCCGGGCCCAGGGAAGGCTCCATGTGGAAATTATGGAAGTTTCCCAAGCCAGACACTTTGCTCAGGATGCAGGCAAATCCAGGGAAGAGATCGAAAAGATCAAAGAACCCATTAAAGAATATCGATTTGTTGCCACTGCGGTAGAAGTTCAGCCATAG
- a CDS encoding nucleotidyltransferase domain-containing protein, which produces MKIIENKLIVKMKFGSHLYGTATSHSDVDYKGIFLPTREEVLLGKIAKCHSYTSGEEGAKNTKDDIDIELYSLHFFIKLACDGQTVAMDMLHAPQDMLIESSPIWVDIVNNREKFYTKNLKSFINYARRQASKYGIKGSRLSAVRTILDLLEKEDSSKKMREIWHMLPELEHCYHVAPNPDGMRQYQVCGKYFQESAAIDYVIPILQKFSNDYGGRARQASENKNVDWKAVSHALRSAYQTREILTYKRITFPLKEAELLKKVKEGKMDYMSEVAPLLEDLMDEVESLVAESSLPEKVDQKFWDDIICNTLEKELFG; this is translated from the coding sequence TTGAAAATTATTGAAAACAAACTGATAGTTAAAATGAAGTTCGGTTCTCATCTTTATGGAACAGCAACCTCTCATTCGGATGTGGATTACAAAGGTATTTTTCTGCCGACCAGGGAAGAAGTTCTTCTCGGTAAAATAGCGAAATGTCATAGCTACACCTCGGGAGAGGAGGGTGCAAAAAATACGAAGGATGATATTGATATTGAACTCTATTCTCTTCATTTTTTTATTAAGCTCGCCTGTGATGGTCAGACCGTTGCCATGGATATGCTTCATGCCCCTCAAGATATGTTGATTGAATCGTCGCCCATCTGGGTTGATATTGTTAATAATCGAGAGAAATTCTATACTAAAAACCTTAAATCCTTCATTAATTATGCCCGCCGTCAGGCAAGCAAGTATGGTATTAAAGGTTCCAGGTTGAGTGCTGTGAGAACCATTCTTGATCTGCTTGAAAAAGAAGATTCTTCAAAAAAGATGAGGGAAATCTGGCATATGCTCCCCGAGCTTGAACACTGTTATCATGTTGCACCTAATCCCGATGGTATGAGGCAGTATCAGGTATGCGGAAAATATTTTCAGGAATCTGCTGCCATCGATTACGTCATCCCCATTTTGCAAAAGTTCAGTAACGATTATGGAGGAAGGGCGAGACAGGCGTCGGAAAATAAAAATGTCGACTGGAAGGCTGTTTCTCATGCCTTAAGGTCAGCATATCAGACCAGGGAAATACTGACCTACAAGAGGATTACTTTTCCATTAAAGGAGGCTGAACTTTTAAAAAAGGTCAAAGAAGGTAAGATGGATTATATGTCGGAAGTTGCGCCCCTTTTAGAGGATTTAATGGATGAAGTTGAAAGTCTGGTCGCCGAAAGCTCACTTCCTGAAAAAGTTGATCAGAAGTTCTGGGATGATATTATTTGCAATACCCTGGAGAAAGAGTTGTTTGGATAG
- a CDS encoding RtcB family protein, protein MKWVKNEDNYRVPIKSWCGEIEDGALKQAEDLAKHPAIFKHVALMPDCHQGYGMPIGGVIACEDAVIPNAVGVDIGCGMGAVKTDLPVTETSRELIRQIVTRVKELVPCGEGKAHKKKQDWNGFDEKIENPQDRKWYSEHIWKLANRNLGTLGGGNHFIELQEGDDGYVWLMIHSGSRNLGYQIARYYNQVAMSLNDKLKSKIPNKDLAFLPLSSKEGKAYITDMNFALDYAKENRRRIMESFKEALSESFPDTEFECPINIHHNYAGIENHFGKNVWVHRKGATSARTNEAGIIPGSMGSPSYIVEGLGSSDSFTSCSHGAGRAMGRNEASRRLSVEECNEAMEGIVFDRWNKVRHGKEKGSHDLGEAPQAYKDIDTVIESELDLIKPLVKLRPLGVVKG, encoded by the coding sequence ATGAAATGGGTAAAAAATGAAGATAATTACAGGGTTCCTATTAAATCATGGTGTGGTGAAATTGAAGATGGCGCCTTAAAACAGGCTGAAGATCTGGCTAAACATCCTGCTATATTTAAACATGTGGCCTTAATGCCCGACTGCCACCAGGGATACGGTATGCCTATCGGTGGCGTTATCGCCTGTGAAGACGCTGTCATACCCAATGCCGTTGGCGTTGATATTGGCTGCGGTATGGGAGCTGTTAAAACAGATCTCCCCGTGACTGAAACATCGAGGGAGTTGATCCGGCAGATAGTCACCAGAGTAAAGGAACTTGTCCCCTGTGGTGAGGGAAAGGCCCACAAGAAAAAGCAGGACTGGAATGGCTTTGATGAAAAAATTGAAAACCCACAAGACCGTAAATGGTATTCAGAGCATATCTGGAAGCTGGCAAACAGAAACCTTGGAACGCTTGGAGGGGGAAACCACTTCATTGAACTACAGGAGGGAGATGACGGGTATGTGTGGCTCATGATTCATTCGGGTTCTCGAAACCTGGGATACCAGATCGCACGGTACTACAACCAGGTGGCAATGAGCCTCAATGACAAGTTGAAATCAAAGATCCCCAATAAGGACCTCGCTTTTCTTCCCCTTTCCTCGAAGGAAGGTAAGGCCTACATTACAGACATGAATTTTGCACTCGATTATGCAAAAGAAAACAGGCGAAGAATTATGGAGTCTTTCAAGGAGGCCTTAAGTGAAAGCTTTCCTGACACTGAATTTGAATGTCCCATAAACATTCACCATAACTATGCAGGTATCGAAAATCATTTTGGCAAAAATGTCTGGGTTCACCGTAAAGGGGCTACATCGGCACGTACAAACGAAGCTGGTATTATTCCCGGATCAATGGGAAGCCCCTCTTACATAGTAGAAGGCCTGGGGAGCAGTGACTCCTTCACTTCCTGCTCTCATGGTGCGGGTCGTGCCATGGGAAGGAATGAGGCCTCACGCCGTCTTTCCGTCGAGGAATGCAACGAGGCCATGGAAGGAATTGTCTTTGACCGCTGGAACAAGGTGAGACACGGCAAGGAGAAGGGGAGCCATGATCTGGGTGAGGCACCTCAGGCGTACAAGGATATCGATACAGTTATCGAGTCAGAGCTTGACCTTATTAAACCTTTAGTTAAGTTAAGGCCTCTTGGTGTTGTGAAGGGCTAG
- a CDS encoding nucleotidyltransferase domain-containing protein gives MKEIIIKELEKIEKEFHVRIIYACESGSRAWGFPSMDSDYDVRFIYVHPRDWYLSIGERRDVIERPIDSELDIGGWDIRKALKLLKKSNSPLLEWISSPIVYRQIGSVMAPFRDLSEKAFLPESSFHHYLAMAKKKVSEMQEEEKVRAKTAFYALRPLLCCTWIVEFGTQPPMKIDELLSVFIPHGDLRDYLDELIDEKSRNTESFLIEPCTELDDYLELQLSELQLNVPKNPEKLKTEVFDEVFRDVLRTVEE, from the coding sequence ATGAAAGAAATTATTATTAAAGAACTGGAAAAAATTGAAAAAGAGTTTCATGTCAGGATCATCTATGCCTGTGAGTCAGGCAGCCGTGCATGGGGATTCCCATCAATGGACAGTGATTATGATGTACGTTTTATCTACGTTCACCCAAGAGACTGGTATCTTTCCATCGGTGAGAGACGGGATGTTATCGAGCGTCCTATCGATAGTGAGCTGGATATTGGTGGTTGGGATATTCGAAAGGCCCTCAAGCTCCTGAAAAAATCAAATTCCCCTCTTCTGGAATGGATTTCTTCGCCTATAGTTTACCGTCAGATTGGGTCCGTTATGGCTCCCTTCAGGGATCTATCGGAAAAGGCTTTTTTGCCTGAATCTTCATTTCACCACTACCTCGCCATGGCGAAAAAGAAGGTGTCTGAGATGCAGGAGGAAGAGAAGGTTCGTGCTAAAACGGCTTTCTACGCATTGAGGCCACTTTTATGCTGCACATGGATAGTTGAATTTGGAACCCAGCCTCCAATGAAAATCGATGAACTTCTATCAGTCTTTATTCCCCATGGTGATTTGCGTGATTACCTCGATGAATTAATAGATGAAAAAAGCAGGAACACTGAATCCTTTCTTATAGAGCCCTGTACTGAATTGGATGACTACCTTGAACTACAGTTGAGTGAGCTTCAGTTGAATGTGCCTAAAAATCCCGAAAAACTTAAAACTGAAGTTTTTGATGAAGTTTTCAGGGACGTTTTGAGAACGGTTGAAGAATGA
- the rtcA gene encoding RNA 3'-terminal phosphate cyclase — translation MINIDGSYGEGGGQVLRTALALSLVTGKPFCIENIRAKRRKPGLMRQHLTAVNAAVEIGNARAEGNEIRSTSLTFKPEQIKNGKYHFAIGSAGSCTLVLQSILPALMVAKGPSEIVLEGGTHNPMAPPFDFLEKAFLPLLERMGVQVSISLEKHGFYPAGGGRFKVLVNPADRLEKIELLSRGKLIGIKARALTSQIPEKIAHRELKIVMDYFNLDKTCIQAKTVKDSPGPGNVITIEVESENMREVFTGFGERGVKAEKVAKKAANRARQYIESKAVAGKYLADQLLIPMAIAGGGRFTTLSPTEHTRTNAEVIGKFLKVDITMDEVEEGLWEIKLFNNE, via the coding sequence ATGATTAATATTGATGGTTCATACGGTGAAGGAGGCGGGCAGGTACTTAGAACAGCGCTGGCCCTATCCCTCGTAACGGGCAAACCATTCTGCATAGAAAACATCAGGGCAAAAAGGAGAAAGCCGGGACTTATGCGGCAGCACCTGACGGCAGTTAATGCCGCCGTTGAGATAGGAAATGCGCGGGCAGAGGGCAATGAAATCCGTTCTACGAGCCTTACCTTTAAACCTGAACAAATCAAAAATGGTAAATACCACTTTGCCATCGGTTCTGCCGGGAGTTGTACACTTGTCTTGCAGTCAATACTTCCTGCACTTATGGTGGCTAAAGGGCCGTCAGAGATCGTGCTTGAAGGTGGGACTCATAATCCTATGGCCCCACCCTTTGATTTTCTCGAAAAGGCCTTTCTGCCACTTTTGGAGAGAATGGGTGTTCAGGTTTCCATATCCCTTGAAAAGCATGGTTTTTATCCTGCCGGAGGAGGAAGGTTTAAGGTACTTGTAAATCCTGCTGACAGACTTGAAAAGATTGAACTGCTTTCACGTGGCAAACTTATTGGAATAAAAGCCAGGGCTCTTACATCACAGATACCTGAAAAAATTGCTCACAGAGAACTAAAAATTGTCATGGATTATTTTAATCTCGATAAAACCTGCATTCAGGCAAAGACCGTCAAAGATTCACCTGGTCCGGGCAATGTAATAACCATTGAGGTTGAGTCTGAAAATATGAGAGAAGTTTTTACAGGCTTTGGTGAAAGGGGCGTAAAGGCTGAAAAGGTAGCAAAAAAAGCGGCAAACCGTGCCAGGCAATACATTGAATCTAAGGCAGTGGCAGGGAAATATCTGGCAGACCAGCTACTGATACCAATGGCTATAGCAGGAGGAGGAAGGTTCACCACTCTTTCACCAACGGAGCATACCAGGACAAATGCAGAGGTAATTGGCAAATTTCTAAAAGTCGATATTACCATGGATGAAGTGGAAGAGGGACTTTGGGAAATCAAGCTATTTAACAACGAATAA
- a CDS encoding slipin family protein: protein MLIIKTKKVHSYEKGLYFKEQEFMGLLDKGKHRFVDPLNKIKVDVVSMRDPWLTHEKLDIMVKSGLLDEEVTTIDLKDSERALVWIDGRFEKVLAPGLYALWTTFRKVKIEIIDASEIRFIHKSRKSIADSPDATERFHMVFVDEGFKGLYFRDGEFVDTLGPGQHLFWKGIGKVKVYHVDIRETVLDVAGQEIMSRDKVSLRMNAVVNYRIADPLKSVIASDDSRQAIYREAQLAIRAVIGSYDLDTLLTDRENVSQELEKTIRQRSMEFGIEIVSLGIRDIILPGEMKELMNKVIEAQKAAHANLIMRREETAAMRSQANTARILESNPTLMRLKELDFLEKIAGNSKLSVVLGEKGLADRVVNLL, encoded by the coding sequence ATGCTAATCATAAAAACAAAGAAAGTTCATTCCTATGAGAAAGGACTCTATTTTAAAGAACAGGAATTTATGGGTTTGCTTGATAAGGGTAAGCACCGTTTTGTTGATCCTCTTAACAAGATAAAGGTAGATGTCGTCTCCATGAGGGATCCATGGCTTACCCATGAAAAGCTCGACATTATGGTAAAGTCAGGCTTGTTAGATGAAGAAGTGACCACAATAGACCTTAAAGATTCAGAGCGTGCCCTTGTCTGGATAGATGGACGCTTTGAAAAGGTTCTTGCTCCAGGGCTATATGCTCTTTGGACAACCTTCAGGAAAGTAAAAATTGAAATAATTGATGCCAGCGAGATCCGCTTTATCCATAAAAGCCGCAAAAGCATAGCAGACTCACCTGATGCAACGGAAAGGTTCCATATGGTATTCGTTGATGAGGGATTTAAAGGGCTATACTTCAGGGATGGAGAGTTTGTCGACACATTAGGGCCGGGTCAACACCTTTTCTGGAAAGGAATAGGAAAGGTCAAGGTTTACCATGTAGATATACGGGAAACCGTACTTGATGTAGCGGGTCAGGAAATTATGAGCCGTGACAAGGTATCGCTCAGGATGAATGCTGTCGTAAATTACCGCATTGCAGACCCCCTTAAGTCAGTCATTGCCAGTGATGATAGTCGTCAGGCTATTTACAGGGAGGCACAACTTGCTATCAGGGCCGTCATCGGGAGTTATGATCTTGATACCCTTCTCACTGACAGGGAGAATGTATCTCAGGAGCTGGAGAAGACAATCCGTCAACGTAGCATGGAATTTGGAATAGAGATTGTCAGTCTTGGCATCAGGGATATTATCCTGCCAGGTGAAATGAAGGAACTCATGAACAAGGTCATCGAGGCTCAAAAAGCAGCCCATGCAAACCTGATTATGCGCCGGGAAGAAACGGCAGCCATGAGAAGTCAGGCAAACACAGCACGTATACTTGAGAGCAACCCCACACTTATGAGGCTTAAGGAACTGGACTTCCTTGAAAAGATTGCCGGTAATTCTAAATTGAGTGTAGTTTTAGGAGAAAAAGGTCTGGCCGACAGAGTGGTAAACCTGCTCTAA